In bacterium, a genomic segment contains:
- a CDS encoding efflux RND transporter permease subunit — protein MKFTDLFIRRPVLALVVNLLIIIAGLQAIRTLNVRQYPRSENATVTVTTVYIGASANLVRGFITSPLERAIAAADGIEYMESKSTLGLSTISVRLRLNYDSTKALAEISSKVDQVRRDLPPEAEVPIINIESAESRFASAYLSFSSDILQQNEITDYLVRVVQPRLSALPGVQRADILGARTFAMRIWLKPDRMAAFNISPVQVRQALAANNFLAALGRSKGEFIQVDLTADTNLGTVGEFRNLVVREQNGTVVRIGDIADVVLGAEDYDAEVHFSGKTATFMGIWPLPNANSLDVIKRVRAEMESIRRGLPSGLEARVAYDATNYISNAITEVLKTLGDTLMIVMVVIFLFIGSFRSVLVPVVAIPLSLIGGVFLMQVFGFTVNLLTLLAIVLSVGLVVDDAIVVLENIERHIRGGKTPMEAALTGARELVGPIIAMTVTLATVYLPIGLQGGLTGSLFREFAFTLAGAVTISGIVALTLSPVMSSRILKPGMEERGLAGRISRGFERLKNAYGRLLDATLAARPAVYTVWIAVSLAAVPMFIMSAKELAPVEDQGVIFGIIDSSANSTLDQNRIFSAEVNRVFMGEPESNFTFQVTFPNSGFGGMVVKPWDERKRNIFQILPGIQQKLQKIPGIRIFPTTPPALPGGGDFPVEFVLASTADTGEILEFANQLQRKAMQSGMFAFPPLIDVKVDQPQSEFVIDRDKVATLGLNLGEVARDLGGLVGGDFVNRFDISGRSYKVIPQIQRIGRLNPDQLKDVYVTGPNGKLVPLSTFASLRESVVPRSLNRFQQLNAVKISGVAIRPLDEALRYMEDEAAKILPKGYVIDYTGESRQLRTEGNRFLPAFNLAVILIFLVLAAQFNSFRDPFVILAGSVPLAMFGALLFTFLKMPNPNVPFWTRGWTTTLNIYSEVGLVTLVGLVSKNGILIVEFANKLQLQGETKLEAVRQAAMIRLRPILMVSAATIAGHFPLTLVTGAGAAARNSIGLVLVGGMFIGTLFTLFVIPSIYMLIARDHGKDRELGHE, from the coding sequence ATGAAATTCACCGACCTGTTCATCCGCCGCCCCGTCCTGGCCCTGGTGGTCAACCTGTTGATCATCATCGCCGGGCTCCAGGCGATCCGCACGCTCAACGTACGGCAATACCCGCGCAGCGAGAACGCGACGGTGACCGTCACCACCGTGTACATCGGCGCAAGCGCGAACCTGGTGCGCGGCTTCATCACCTCGCCGCTGGAGCGCGCCATCGCCGCCGCCGACGGCATCGAATACATGGAATCGAAGAGCACCCTCGGCCTCTCCACGATCAGCGTGCGCCTCCGGCTCAACTACGATTCCACCAAGGCGCTGGCCGAGATCAGCTCCAAGGTGGACCAGGTGCGCAGGGACCTCCCCCCCGAGGCGGAGGTCCCGATCATCAACATCGAGTCGGCCGAAAGCCGGTTCGCGTCGGCGTACCTGAGCTTCAGCTCCGACATCCTGCAGCAGAACGAGATCACCGACTACCTCGTGCGCGTCGTCCAGCCGCGCCTTTCCGCCCTCCCCGGGGTGCAGCGCGCCGACATTCTCGGCGCCCGGACCTTCGCCATGCGCATCTGGCTGAAACCCGACCGGATGGCGGCGTTCAACATCAGCCCGGTGCAGGTTCGACAGGCCCTCGCCGCCAACAACTTCCTCGCCGCGCTCGGCCGGAGCAAGGGGGAGTTCATCCAGGTCGACCTCACCGCCGACACCAACCTCGGCACGGTCGGCGAGTTCCGGAACCTGGTGGTGCGGGAACAAAACGGGACCGTCGTCCGCATCGGCGACATCGCCGACGTGGTCCTGGGGGCGGAGGATTACGACGCCGAGGTCCACTTTTCCGGGAAGACCGCGACCTTCATGGGGATATGGCCGCTCCCGAACGCCAACTCCCTCGACGTGATCAAGCGGGTGCGGGCGGAGATGGAATCGATCCGGCGCGGCCTGCCGAGCGGACTCGAGGCCCGCGTGGCATACGACGCCACCAACTACATCTCGAACGCCATCACGGAGGTGCTCAAGACCCTCGGCGACACGCTGATGATCGTCATGGTCGTCATCTTCCTCTTCATCGGCTCCTTCCGTTCGGTCCTGGTCCCGGTGGTGGCGATCCCGCTCTCCCTGATCGGCGGCGTCTTCCTGATGCAGGTGTTCGGGTTCACCGTGAACCTCCTCACCTTGCTGGCCATCGTCCTCTCGGTCGGCCTCGTGGTCGACGACGCCATCGTGGTGCTGGAGAACATCGAACGCCACATCCGGGGAGGGAAAACGCCGATGGAAGCGGCCCTGACCGGCGCCCGCGAGCTGGTCGGGCCGATCATCGCCATGACCGTCACCCTGGCGACGGTCTACCTGCCGATCGGATTGCAGGGGGGCCTGACGGGATCGCTCTTCCGCGAGTTCGCCTTCACCCTGGCGGGGGCGGTCACGATCTCCGGGATCGTGGCCCTGACCCTGTCGCCGGTCATGTCGTCCAGGATATTGAAACCCGGAATGGAGGAGCGCGGCCTGGCCGGCCGCATCTCCCGCGGTTTCGAGCGGCTGAAGAACGCCTACGGCCGGCTGCTCGACGCTACCCTGGCGGCGCGCCCGGCGGTGTACACGGTCTGGATCGCGGTGTCCCTCGCCGCCGTGCCGATGTTCATCATGTCCGCCAAGGAGCTGGCGCCGGTCGAGGACCAGGGGGTTATCTTCGGCATTATCGACTCGTCCGCAAATTCGACCCTCGACCAGAACCGCATCTTCTCCGCGGAGGTCAACCGGGTCTTCATGGGAGAGCCGGAAAGCAACTTCACCTTCCAGGTCACCTTTCCCAACTCCGGCTTCGGCGGAATGGTCGTGAAACCGTGGGATGAGCGGAAGCGCAACATCTTCCAGATCCTGCCCGGCATCCAGCAGAAGCTGCAGAAGATCCCCGGGATCCGGATCTTCCCGACGACGCCGCCGGCCCTCCCCGGAGGCGGCGACTTCCCGGTGGAATTCGTCCTGGCATCGACGGCGGATACCGGGGAGATCCTGGAGTTCGCCAACCAGTTGCAGCGGAAGGCGATGCAGAGCGGGATGTTCGCATTCCCGCCGCTGATCGACGTAAAGGTCGACCAGCCCCAGTCCGAGTTCGTCATCGACCGGGACAAGGTGGCCACCCTGGGCCTCAACCTGGGGGAGGTCGCACGCGACCTCGGCGGACTGGTCGGCGGCGACTTCGTGAACCGGTTCGACATCTCGGGCCGAAGCTACAAGGTCATCCCGCAGATCCAGCGGATCGGCCGTCTCAACCCCGACCAGCTCAAGGACGTCTACGTCACCGGACCGAACGGCAAGCTGGTTCCACTGAGCACCTTCGCCTCCCTGCGGGAATCGGTCGTCCCCCGCTCGCTCAACCGGTTCCAGCAGTTGAACGCGGTCAAGATCAGCGGCGTGGCCATCCGGCCCCTGGACGAGGCATTGCGGTACATGGAGGACGAAGCGGCGAAGATCCTGCCCAAGGGGTACGTCATCGACTACACCGGGGAGTCCCGCCAGCTGCGCACCGAGGGGAACCGGTTCCTTCCCGCGTTCAACCTGGCGGTCATCCTGATCTTCCTGGTGCTTGCGGCCCAGTTCAACAGTTTCCGCGACCCGTTTGTCATCCTTGCGGGTTCGGTGCCCCTGGCGATGTTCGGCGCGCTCCTCTTCACGTTCCTGAAGATGCCCAACCCGAACGTCCCGTTCTGGACGCGCGGCTGGACCACCACGCTCAACATCTATTCGGAGGTCGGACTGGTGACCCTCGTCGGGCTGGTGTCCAAGAACGGCATCCTGATCGTCGAGTTCGCGAACAAGCTGCAGCTCCAGGGCGAGACCAAGCTCGAGGCCGTTCGCCAGGCGGCCATGATCCGCCTCCGGCCGATCCTCATGGTGAGCGCCGCCACGATCGCCGGCCACTTCCCGCTGACCCTGGTCACCGGCGCCGGCGCCGCCGCCCGGAACTCCATCGGCCTGGTGCTGGTCGGCGGCATGTTCATCGGCACCCTCTTCACCCTGTTCGTCATCCCGTCCATCTACATGCTCATCGCCCGCGACCATGGAAAGGACCGGGAACTCGGCCATGAATAG
- a CDS encoding efflux RND transporter periplasmic adaptor subunit: MKKRILFAVLGVVIVIAVLAGVKTLQIRAMIDQGKKAVIPPDTVTSFAARADSWETSLSAVGSLTAVQGVTVASELPGKVAEIAFEPGAKVKRGDLLIRQDTSVEEAQLPGAEAQVALTESVLARDVEMLKDKIISQADYDAAVAANRQATAQATTLRATIAKKTIRAPFGGRLGVRQVNLGQFLREGDPVVTLQTLDPIYVNFALPQQELPRLRTGLPVRVTSDASPGTAIDGRITTVNPLVDAETRNLQLQATVANPEEKLRPGMFVNAAVGLPVRKKVTAIPATSVLYAPFGDSVFVVEDDKKGKGGKVIRQQFVRLGERRGDFIAVTDGLKEGETIVSTGVFKLRNGQPVVVDNKLAPSYRLAPKPKND, encoded by the coding sequence ATGAAGAAGCGCATCCTGTTCGCCGTCCTTGGCGTGGTGATCGTCATCGCCGTGCTCGCGGGCGTCAAGACCCTGCAGATCCGGGCGATGATCGACCAGGGGAAGAAGGCCGTCATCCCTCCGGACACGGTCACCTCCTTCGCGGCCCGCGCGGATTCGTGGGAGACCTCCCTGTCGGCGGTAGGTTCGTTGACCGCGGTCCAGGGGGTCACCGTGGCCTCCGAGCTGCCGGGGAAGGTCGCGGAGATCGCGTTCGAGCCCGGGGCGAAGGTGAAGCGGGGAGACCTGCTGATCCGCCAGGACACGAGCGTGGAAGAGGCCCAGCTTCCCGGCGCGGAGGCCCAGGTCGCGCTTACGGAATCCGTCCTCGCGCGCGACGTCGAGATGTTGAAGGACAAGATCATTTCCCAGGCGGACTACGACGCCGCCGTCGCCGCGAACCGACAGGCGACGGCCCAGGCGACGACCCTGCGCGCCACCATCGCGAAGAAGACGATCCGCGCGCCCTTCGGCGGCCGCCTGGGCGTCCGGCAGGTGAACCTCGGCCAGTTCCTCCGGGAGGGCGACCCGGTCGTGACGCTGCAGACCCTCGACCCGATCTACGTGAACTTCGCCCTCCCCCAGCAGGAACTGCCCCGGCTGCGCACCGGCCTTCCGGTGCGGGTCACGAGCGACGCCTCGCCGGGGACGGCGATCGACGGCCGCATCACGACCGTGAACCCGCTGGTGGACGCCGAAACCCGCAACCTCCAGCTCCAGGCGACGGTGGCGAACCCGGAGGAAAAGCTCCGCCCCGGGATGTTCGTCAACGCGGCGGTCGGACTCCCGGTCCGGAAAAAGGTGACGGCCATCCCGGCGACGTCCGTGCTCTACGCCCCCTTCGGCGACTCGGTCTTCGTCGTCGAGGACGACAAGAAGGGCAAGGGCGGCAAGGTGATCCGCCAGCAGTTCGTGCGGCTCGGCGAGAGGCGAGGCGACTTCATCGCCGTCACGGACGGGCTGAAGGAGGGGGAGACGATCGTCAGCACCGGCGTCTTCAAGCTGCGGAACGGCCAACCGGTGGTGGTCGACAACAAGCTCGCCCCTTCGTACCGGCTCGCGCCGAAGCCGAAGAACGACTGA
- a CDS encoding efflux transporter outer membrane subunit, which yields MHTALVAAALVAAMLSGCAVGPDYRRPSAPVVASFTAETLPAGTDAAPGVGGTKQRFVPGGEIPARWWELFRSEALDRWIREALANSPTMGAAEAALRRAQEIRRARYGDLLPGVDGSLSASRQKPSGASLGQPGARINPFTLFNASVDVSYSLDLFGKTRRDLEALQAQVDYQEFQREGAYLTLTSNIVTAAFQEASLRAQLQALREILATQEELLAMIGKQFELGGITRTDVLAQRASLAQSRAALPPLEKRLAQTRHLLAVLAGRFPGDAADLPEFRLEGFRLPEDLPVSLPSSLVRRRPDIRSAEELLHAASAAVGVATANLYPQVTLSARFGTEASRIGDLFSPGTAAWGIGAGLLQPIFHGGALESSRRAAVAGFDESAAQYRETVLQAFRDVADVLRALEYDATTLKAQAEAEAAARDTLEIAKRQVRLGATSYLSLLNAQRQYQLARVLLVQAQAARFADTAALFQALGGGWWNRENPIAGAVKQ from the coding sequence TTGCATACGGCACTCGTTGCCGCGGCGCTCGTTGCCGCGATGCTCTCCGGGTGTGCGGTCGGCCCCGATTATCGCCGGCCGTCTGCCCCTGTGGTCGCTTCCTTCACGGCGGAGACGCTTCCGGCGGGTACGGATGCCGCGCCGGGGGTCGGCGGCACGAAACAGCGCTTCGTTCCCGGCGGGGAAATCCCCGCCCGTTGGTGGGAGCTGTTCCGCTCCGAAGCGCTGGATCGGTGGATCCGCGAGGCGCTCGCGAACAGTCCCACGATGGGCGCCGCGGAGGCCGCCCTCCGGCGGGCGCAGGAGATCCGGCGCGCACGCTACGGGGATCTCCTTCCCGGCGTCGACGGGAGCCTTTCCGCGTCCCGGCAGAAGCCGTCGGGGGCTTCCCTCGGGCAGCCGGGCGCGCGGATCAATCCCTTCACCCTGTTCAACGCCTCGGTGGACGTCTCGTACTCCCTCGACCTCTTCGGGAAGACGCGCCGCGACCTGGAGGCGCTGCAGGCGCAGGTCGACTACCAGGAGTTCCAGCGGGAGGGAGCCTACCTCACGCTCACGTCCAACATCGTGACCGCGGCCTTCCAGGAAGCCTCCCTGCGCGCGCAGCTTCAGGCCCTGCGGGAGATCCTCGCGACGCAGGAAGAGCTGCTCGCGATGATCGGGAAGCAGTTCGAACTGGGGGGGATCACCCGGACCGACGTGCTCGCCCAGCGGGCGTCCCTGGCCCAGTCCCGGGCGGCGCTTCCCCCGCTGGAGAAACGGCTCGCCCAGACGCGCCACCTGCTGGCGGTCCTCGCCGGCCGGTTCCCCGGAGATGCGGCGGATCTTCCCGAGTTCCGCCTCGAAGGGTTCCGGTTGCCGGAGGACCTCCCGGTGAGCCTGCCGTCGTCGCTGGTGCGCCGGAGGCCCGACATCCGTTCCGCCGAGGAGCTGCTCCACGCGGCAAGCGCCGCGGTCGGGGTTGCGACCGCGAACCTCTACCCGCAGGTCACGCTGTCCGCCAGGTTCGGCACGGAGGCGTCGCGGATCGGCGACCTGTTCTCTCCCGGCACCGCCGCCTGGGGAATCGGCGCGGGACTCCTGCAGCCCATCTTCCACGGAGGGGCGCTGGAATCGAGCCGCCGCGCCGCCGTCGCCGGATTCGACGAGTCCGCGGCGCAGTATCGCGAGACGGTCCTGCAGGCGTTCCGCGACGTGGCCGACGTGCTCCGGGCGCTGGAGTACGACGCGACGACGCTCAAGGCGCAGGCGGAGGCGGAAGCCGCCGCGCGCGACACGCTGGAGATCGCGAAGAGGCAGGTGCGCCTCGGCGCGACGAGCTACCTCTCGCTGCTCAACGCGCAGCGCCAGTACCAACTGGCGCGGGTCCTCCTGGTCCAGGCGCAGGCGGCGCGGTTCGCCGATACCGCCGCGCTGTTCCAGGCGCTCGGGGGCGGGTGGTGGAACCGTGAAAATCCCATCGCCGGAGCCGTGAAACAATGA